A single region of the Manihot esculenta cultivar AM560-2 chromosome 12, M.esculenta_v8, whole genome shotgun sequence genome encodes:
- the LOC110627763 gene encoding uncharacterized protein LOC110627763 — MANRFMKRFFQELYYTNLIKRQKTYQRFVYGVLSRCQSQMSKPDKGEADVVKEAKNAAQVSSRPKLDKMTDYKTGLGYNSGKDLSDNKWRLELAWLTKALEPALQLWNGLGNKTPPSGRSLMEIVASIQRSKIAIEGWSLSDLTIGLYLIYLRQSSLNPVEDFKGVHVSSELIVQDLIYHIELAKGCYKDDAFWLARNSMLLESNILKFVKDSSVMRPGYYIGIDPRKKLIIFGIRGTHTVYDIITDIVSSSDGEVTFEGYSTHFGTAEAARWFLTHEMGTIRECLKKYEGFRLRLVGHSLGAAIASLLAIMLRKRSHEELGFSPDIVSAVGFATPPCVSRELAESCADFVTTVVMQDDIVPRLSAASLARLRNEILQTDWMSVIEKEDWKSVIGLVTNAKHVVSSVQDVAWKLADYAKLRSSKNSPDSPNHKQLQNPTSKTTIDDDSVLKKEGAGCTVPEELLVPGTIYHLKRNIDTNAYSRSGREVEVFTMWKRHPGEHFQRIVLSSNIISDHKCDSHYYALRDVLKGLPVTN, encoded by the exons ATGGCAAATAGATTTATGAAGCGCTTCTTCCAAGAATTGT ATTACACAAATTTGATCAAGAGACAAAAAACATACCAAAGGTTTGTCTATGGAGTTTTGAGTCGATGTCAATCACAAATGTCAAAACCTGATAAGGGAGAAGCAGATGTAGTGAAAGAAGCAAAAAATGCAGCGCAAGTTTCTTCAAGGCCTAAACTTGATAAAATGACAGACTATAAAACTGGACTTGGATATAATTCTGGTAAAGATCTGAGTGATAATAAGTGGAGGTTAGAGCTTGCTTGGCTTACAAAGGCTCTTGAACCAGCTTTGCAACTGT GGAATGGACTTGGAAACAAAACCCCTCCTAGTGGTCGATCTCTTATGGAGATCGTTGCAAGCATTCAGCGGAGCAAGATTGCGATTGAGGGTTGGAGCTTGAGTGATCTTACAATTGGTCTATATCTTATTTATCTTCGACAATCATCCTTAAATCCAGTTGAGGATTTTAAGGGTGTTCATGTCTCTTCAGAGTTAATA GTCCAAGATCTCATTTATCACATTGAGTTAGCAAAAGGTTGTTATAAGGACGATGCTTTTTGGCTCGCAAGGAACAGCATGCTTCTTGAAAGCAATATTCTTAAATTTGTAAAAGATTCCAGTGTGATGAGGCCTGGTTATTACATAGGGATTGATCCTCGCAAGAAACTCATAATTTTTGGAATTCGTGGAACTCACACAGTCTATGACATTATAACTGACATTGTTTCTTCAAGTGATGGAGAAGTCACATTTGAAGGATATTCAACCCACTTTGGCACAGCTGAAGCTGCTCGTTGGTTTCTTACTCATGAGATGGGAACCAtaagggagtgcttgaagaaATATGAG GGATTTAGATTAAGGTTAGTGGGTCACTCTCTTGGAGCTGCTATAGCTTCTTTGCTAGCAATCATGCTCCGAAAAAGGTCACATGAGGAACTTGGTTTTAGCCCTGATATTGTTTCTGCTGTTGGATTTGCAACTCCACCATGTGTCTCCAGAGAACTTGCTGAAAGCTGTGCTGATTTTGTTACAACTGTCGTAATGCAG gaTGACATTGTACCCAGGTTAAGTGCAGCTTCTCTAGCAAGGTTAAGGAATGAAATTCTGCAAACTGATTG GATGAGTGTCATTGAAAAGGAAGACTGGAAAAGTGTCATAGGATTGGTCACAAATGCGAAGCATGTTGTATCTTCTGTCCAAGATGTAGCTTGGAAACTCGCTGATTATGCAAAGCTCAGGAGCAGCAAGAATTCTCCTG ACAGTCCCAACCATAAGCAATTGCAAAATCCAACTTCTAAAACTACAATAGACGATGATTCTGTCTTGAAAAAGGAAGGAGCTGGTTGTACAGTGCCAGAGGAGTTATTAGTTCCAGGTACCATTTACCATCTAAAGAGAAACATAGACACTAATGCTTACAGCAGAAGTGGCAGAGAGGTGGAAGTTTTCACAATGTGGAAGAGGCATCCAGGTGAACATTTCCAGAGGATAGTGCTCTCTAGCAACATAATCTCAGACCACAAGTGTGATAGCCATTACTACGCTCTACGGGATGTACTCAAAGGTTTGCCAGTTACCAACTGA
- the LOC110628268 gene encoding potassium transporter 6, with amino-acid sequence MDLEIGPFQNHVKKESWKTVLTLAYQSLGVVYGDLSTSPLYVYKSTFAEDIRHSETNEEIFGVLSFVFWTLTLVPLLKYVFIVLRADDNGEGGTFALYSLLCRHARVNSLPSCQVADEELYEYKKDNIGLAPSSNFGARLKSTLEKHRVLQRFLLVLALIGTCMVIGDGVLTPAISVFSAVSGLELSMSNEHHKYVEVPVACIILIGLFALQHYGTHRVGFLFAPVVLTWLLCISAIGVYNIVHWNPHVYQALSPYYMYKFLRKTQRGGWMSLGGILLCITGSEAMFADLGHFSQLSIKIAFTSLVYPSLVLAYMGQAAYLSKHHFVDNDYRIGFYVSVPDKLRWPVLVIAILAAVVGSQAIITGTFSIIKQCSALGCFPRVKIVHTSSKIHGQIYIPEINWTLLLLCLAVTVGFRDTKRMGNASGLAVITVMLVTTCLMSLVIVLCWHKSVFLAIGFVFFFGTIEALYFTASLIKFLEGAWVPIALSFIFLIIMCVWHFGTRKKYEFDVQNKVSINWLLSLGPSLGIVRVRGIGLVQTELVSGIPSIFSHFVTNLPAFHQVLVFLCIKSVPVPHVKPDERFLVGHIGPREYRLYRCIVRYGYRDFHKDDMEFEKDLVCSIAEFIRSGSTELAGANEDVGKEDNKMTVVGTCSTNTDGIQLSEDDGDIIELASTSEMREIRSPPVIYPRKRVRFIIPESPQIDRAAREELHELMEAREAGIAYILGHSYMRAKQGSSMLKKLVINYGYEFLRRNSRAPAYPLSVPHASTLEVGMVYHV; translated from the exons ATGGATCTGGAAATTGGGCCTTTTCAAAACCATGTTAAG AAAGAATCATGGAAAACAGTATTGACTTTGGCCTATCAAAGTCTGGGAGTTGTCTATGGAGATTTAAGCACTTCCCCATTGTACGTGTACAAGAGCACGTTTGCTGAAGATATTCGGCACTCAGAGACTAACGAGGAGATTTTTGGGGTTCTGTCTTTTGTGTTTTGGACTCTCACTTTGGTCCCTTTGTTAAAATACGTGTTCATAGTGCTAAGAGCTGATGATAATGGGGAAGGGGGGACTTTTGCTTTATACTCGTTACTGTGTCGACACGCCCGAGTCAACTCACTACCCAGTTGTCAGGTGGCAGATGAGGAACTATATGAATATAAGAAGGATAATATTGGGTTGGCACCAAGTTCAAATTTTGGGGCGAGATTGAAATCTACGCTGGAGAAGCACAGGGTGTTGCAGAGGTTTTTGCTTGTTTTGGCTTTGATTGGGACCTGTATGGTGATCGGTGATGGTGTCCTGACCCCTGCTATTTCTG TATTTTCTGCGGTCTCTGGGCTTGAGCTTTCAATGTCAAACGAGCATCACAAAT ATGTAGAAGTTCCAGTAGCATGCATCATACTGATAGGCTTGTTTGCCCTTCAACATTATGGCACCCACAGGGTCGGATTCTTGTTTGCTCCGGTGGTTCTAACTTGGCTTTTGTGCATCAGTGCCATTGGTGTATATAATATTGTACACTGGAATCCTCATGTTTATCAAGCATTATCACCATATTATATGTACAAGTTCTTGAGGAAAACTCAAAGAGGAGGTTGGATGTCATTGGGTGGGATTTTGTTATGCATAACTG GTTCTGAAGCTATGTTTGCTGATCTGGGACACTTCTCTCAATTGTCAATCAAG ATTGCTTTCACCTCATTGGTGTATCCATCCTTGGTCCTTGCATATATGGGGCAAGCTGCCTACCTATCAAAGCATCATTTTGTCGATAATGATTATCGAATTGGATTTTATGTATCTGTACCAG ATAAATTGAGATGGCCAGTTCTTGTCATAGCCATACTTGCGGCAGTAGTAGGAAGCCAAGCTATCATCACTGGAACATTCTCAATCATCAAACAGTGCTCTGCTTTGGGTTGCTTCCCAAGAGTAAAAATTGTCCACACATCATCCAAAATCCATGGTCAGATCTACATACCTGAGATTAACTGGACTTTGTTGCTGTTATGCTTGGCTGTTACTGTTGGTTTCAGAGACACTAAACGAATGGGCAATGCCTCAG GTTTGGCAGTTATAACGGTTATGCTGGTTACCACCTGCTTAATGTCTCTGGTAATCGTCTTATGCTGGCACAAGAGTGTGTTTCTTGCAATAGGCTTCGTATTCTTTTTTGGTACAATTGAAGCCCTCTACTTCACTGCTTCCCTCATAAAGTTCCTGGAAGGGGCCTGGGTCCCCATTGCGCtttcgttcatcttcttgatcaTTATGTGTGTCTGGCACTTTGGCACACGCAAAAAGTACGAGTTTGATGTCCAAAACAAGGTCTCCATTAACTGGCTACTAAGCTTGGGTCCCAGCCTTGGTATCGTGCGTGTCCGTGGAATTGGCCTTGTACAAACTGAGCTTGTGTCTGGAATCCCGTCTATCTTCTCCCACTTCGTCACCAACCTTCCAGCATTCCACCAAGTCCTAGTCTTTCTCTGCATTAAATCTGTCCCAGTTCCACATGTTAAACCAGACGAGCGATTTCTTGTCGGCCATATTGGACCAAGAGAATACAGGCTTTATAGGTGCATTGTACGATATGGATACCGTGATTTTCACAAGGATGACATGGAATTTGAGAAGGACCTTGTATGTAGCATAGCAGAGTTCATACGCTCGGGTAGCACAGAACTTGCTGGTGCAAATGAAGATGTGGGGAAGGAAGACAATAAAATGACAGTAGTTGGAACATGTTCTACGAATACAGATGGAATCCAACTGAGCGAGGATGATGGCGATATCATAGAGTTAGCCAGCACATCAGAGATGAGAGAAATAAGATCACCGCCAGTGATTTACCCGAGGAAAAGGGTGAGATTCATCATCCCAGAAAGCCCACAGATAGACCGAGCGGCACGAGAAGAATTGCATGAACTAATGGAAGCTAGGGAAGCCGGAATTGCTTACATACTAGGACACTCATACATGAGAGCCAAGCAAGGATCTAGCATGCTGAAGAAGCTTGTAATTAATTACGGGTACGAATTCCTAAGGAGGAACAGTAGGGCACCAGCCTATCCTCTTAGTGTTCCTCATGCATCAACTCTAGAAGTAGGAATGGTCTACCATGTTTAA
- the LOC110627277 gene encoding LOB domain-containing protein 29, translating into MTGSGSPCGACKFLRRKCVKGCVFAPYFCHEQGATHFAAIHKVFGASNASKLLAHLPVSDRCEAAVTISYEAQARLQDPIYGCVSHIFALQQQVMHLQAQLASLKEQAAQSMINTSAATANPNEKYYGKAASLPQDLQSWLQPDNSNMVPQFNPSLGNGNTTYAENGFLDPYSMGNYGNSSTSTSFDSFEEASHSISSLDMQTDNRRWTYQDSDDLRSVAFGYIQHS; encoded by the exons atgactGGTTCTGGTTCTCCTTGTGGTGCCTGCAAATTTTTGAGAAGAAAATGTGTGAAGGGTTGTGTTTTTGCTCCTTATTTCTGCCATGAACAAGGTGCTACACATTTTGCAGCCATTCACAAAGTTTTTGGTGCAAGCAATGCTTCAAAGTTGCTTGCTCATCTCCCTGTAAGTGATCGATGTGAAGCTGCTGTTACAATTTCTTATGAAGCTCAAGCTCGGCTTCAAGATCCCATCTATGGCTGTGTTTCTCACATTTTTGCTCTCCAACAGCAG GTCATGCATCTTCAAGCGCAACTTGCTTCTCTCAAAGAACAAGCAGCTCAAAGCATGATCAATACCTCAGCTgccacagcaaaccctaatgaAAAGTACTATGGAAAAGCTGCTTCTCTTCCGCAAGATCTTCAAAGCTGGCTTCAACCGGATAATTCAAACATGGTGCCGCAATTCAATCCAAGCCTCGGTaatggaaacacaacatatgcCGAAAATGGGTTTTTGGATCCATACTCCATGGGAAATTATGGAAATTCTTCAACAAGTACTTCATTTGATAGCTTTGAAGAGGCTTCTCATTCCATTTCTTCACTTGACATGCAAACTGACAACCGGCGATGGACTTATCAAGATTCCGATGACCTTCGGTCGGTGGCCTTTGGGTATATTCAGCACtcatga